Within the Acuticoccus sediminis genome, the region ACATCTCCGTGTCCTGGCAATAGCCGTTGTTGTTGCCGAACTGGCTGCGGCCGATCTCGTCGCCCATCAGCAGCATCGGCGTCCCCTGGCTCACCAGGAGCGAGGCGATGAGGTTGCGGCGCATCCGGTCCCGCAGCGCGTTGATCGCCTCGTCGTCGGTCGGCCCCTCGACGCCCCAGTTGCACGAGCGGTTGTCGTTGTGGCCGTCGCGGTTGTCCTCGCCGTTCCCCTCGTTGTGCTTCTCGTTGTAGGTGACGAGGTCGACGAGGGTGAACCCGTCGTGCGCGGTGACGAAGTTCACCGACGCCCAGGGCTTGCGGCCGTTGTGGTCGAAGATGTCCGCCGAGCCCAGGAGGTTGCTGGCGAGCGGCGGCAGGTAGTGCGAGTCGCCGCGCCAGTACGAGCGGATATCGTCGCGGTAGCGCCCGTTCCACTCGGCCCAGCCGGGGGGGAAGTTGCCGACCTGGTAGCCGTCCATGCCGAGGTCCCACGGCTCGGCGATGAGCTTCACGCCCTGCAGCGTCGGGTCCTGCATCACCGCGTCGAGCCAGGCGGACGAGCTGTCGAAGCCGCTGCCCTCGCGCGACATCGACGGCGCGAGGTCGAAGCGGAAGCCGTCCACCTTGCAGACCTCGACCCAGTAGCGCAGCGAATCCATCACCATCTGCATCACCCGCGGATGGGCGACGTTGACGGTGTTCCCGGTGCCGGTGGTGTCGGAATAATACCGCTTGTCTTCGGCGAGCATGTAGTAGCTGGCGTTGTCGATCCCCCGGAAGGAGAGCGTCGGGCCGAGCTGGTTGCCCTCGGCGGTGTGGTTGTAGACCACGTCGAGGATGACCTCGATGCCCGCCTCGTGCAGGCGCCGCACCATGTGCTTGAACTCGTGGTGGCCGGACCCGCGCGAGATGTAGCGCGCGGCGGGCGCGAAGAAGTTCAGCGTGTTGTAGCCCCAGTAGTTATGGAGTCCCTGCTCCAGGAGATGCCGGTCGTCGGGGAAATAGTGGATCGGCATCAGCTCGATCGTCGTGACGCCGAGCCGGGCGAGGTAGTCGATCACCTGCGGGTCGGCGAGACCGGCGAAGGTGCCGCGCATGTGGTCCGGCACGTCCGGATGCATCGCGGTCATGCCCTTGACGTGCGCCTCGTAGATGATGGTGTCCGTCCACGGCACCTGGGGCGCGACGTGGTTGCCCCACGTGAAGGCCTCGTCGACGACGATCGACTTCGGCATCGCCGGACCGGAATCGCGCCGGTCGAACGAGAGGTCCTCGCGGGTGGAGCCGACGCGGTAGCCGAACATGGAGTCCTGCCAGCGCAGCTCCCCCTTGAGCGCCCGCGCGTAGGGGTCGATCAGGAGCTTGTTGGGATTGAAGCGGTGTCCGGCCGACGGCTCGTACGGACCGTGGACACGGTAGCCGTAGAGCTGGCCCGGCCGCACGTCCGGCAGGTAGCAGTGCCAGATGTCGTGGGTGTGCTCCGGCATGTCGATGCGGTCCGTCTCCCGACGTCCGGACCGCTCATAAAGGCAAAGCTCCACCTTGGTGGCATTGGCTGAAAAGAGGGCGAAGTTG harbors:
- the glgX gene encoding glycogen debranching protein GlgX produces the protein MRIEAGSPGPLGATWDGSGTNFALFSANATKVELCLYERSGRRETDRIDMPEHTHDIWHCYLPDVRPGQLYGYRVHGPYEPSAGHRFNPNKLLIDPYARALKGELRWQDSMFGYRVGSTREDLSFDRRDSGPAMPKSIVVDEAFTWGNHVAPQVPWTDTIIYEAHVKGMTAMHPDVPDHMRGTFAGLADPQVIDYLARLGVTTIELMPIHYFPDDRHLLEQGLHNYWGYNTLNFFAPAARYISRGSGHHEFKHMVRRLHEAGIEVILDVVYNHTAEGNQLGPTLSFRGIDNASYYMLAEDKRYYSDTTGTGNTVNVAHPRVMQMVMDSLRYWVEVCKVDGFRFDLAPSMSREGSGFDSSSAWLDAVMQDPTLQGVKLIAEPWDLGMDGYQVGNFPPGWAEWNGRYRDDIRSYWRGDSHYLPPLASNLLGSADIFDHNGRKPWASVNFVTAHDGFTLVDLVTYNEKHNEGNGEDNRDGHNDNRSCNWGVEGPTDDEAINALRDRMRRNLIASLLVSQGTPMLLMGDEIGRSQFGNNNGYCQDTEMSWLNWGEDSDSEVRFRTFVSDLIRARGEVGVFHQAKFLHGDGLAGQDEAKDICWLRPDGAEMNHDDWHAVDPKVLGMVLAQQSFRAVVFFNALEEEMTFHLCDPLSQMNWSVLFETMTGAVYRPGTGPAAGTPFTVPGRSMLALIGNRSH